In one Pseudomonas hydrolytica genomic region, the following are encoded:
- a CDS encoding quinone oxidoreductase family protein has translation MKAAVYDTAGAPSVLKYIDLPTPAIEPGDVLIAVEAISLEGGDLINRRSTPPPHPSWVVGYAAAGTVMEIGSGVTSRKVGDRVVAFNMQGSHAELWSVPEARTWRIPDGLDASDAAVVPISFGTAYHCLFTRGALERGETVLIQAAAGGVGVAALQLAAQSGATVIAVASGAQRRGRLLELGAHHVIDRADCDVVETVHALTKGAGVDLVIDPVGKTLQASLSSLAHEGRLVFVGNAGGGSLTADLWPPMQANQTLLGVFMGTLFERSAIRSNVDDMLKAVATGSVRSVIDRTFKLSEAAAAHEYAEKEKPLGRIVIKP, from the coding sequence GCTATTGAACCAGGCGATGTGCTGATTGCCGTCGAGGCCATTTCGCTTGAGGGTGGCGATCTGATAAACCGTCGCTCTACCCCGCCGCCCCATCCATCATGGGTCGTCGGTTATGCGGCAGCCGGCACCGTGATGGAGATCGGCTCGGGCGTTACAAGCCGCAAGGTCGGGGACAGGGTCGTAGCGTTCAATATGCAGGGATCGCACGCGGAACTCTGGTCGGTGCCGGAGGCGCGAACATGGCGCATACCTGATGGCCTGGATGCGTCGGATGCTGCAGTTGTGCCGATCTCATTTGGAACCGCTTACCACTGTCTTTTCACGCGAGGCGCGCTTGAACGGGGAGAGACTGTTCTCATCCAGGCGGCTGCCGGCGGAGTAGGGGTGGCTGCTCTTCAGCTCGCTGCACAATCGGGGGCGACGGTAATCGCGGTAGCAAGCGGCGCGCAACGCAGAGGTCGCCTGCTTGAGCTCGGCGCTCACCACGTAATAGACCGCGCTGACTGTGATGTGGTGGAAACCGTTCATGCACTCACAAAGGGCGCAGGCGTTGACCTCGTTATCGATCCGGTCGGAAAGACTCTGCAGGCCTCCCTCTCTTCGCTCGCGCATGAGGGCCGTCTTGTCTTTGTCGGTAATGCGGGTGGCGGTAGCCTGACAGCTGACCTGTGGCCGCCGATGCAGGCCAACCAAACACTCTTGGGAGTGTTTATGGGGACGCTTTTCGAAAGATCCGCCATACGGTCGAATGTCGACGACATGTTGAAGGCCGTCGCTACGGGCAGTGTTCGCAGCGTCATTGACCGGACGTTTAAATTGTCGGAGGCTGCCGCAGCCCATGAATATGCCGAGAAGGAGAAGCCGCTCGGACGTATCGTCATCAAGCCGTGA
- a CDS encoding GGDEF domain-containing protein has protein sequence MPLFNALARSLDPLHGVQAATRQAFDHWYRQAKIPQIRYVAFLTMALYLIYAAIEQNVTSEQVLARFIVHGLMVPGALLAVGVLSFQPSRQRTMFTILTVAPVCTAAANLHFNFGTPLFVHFAPEIYLNLMWTFAVSGLTLRQALATASASVLVILVVTLDHSLEPGMQRLHLIWILASFSFGLLSAFLLERAHKRMFLHQDRLALSASLDGLTGLWNRSRMERFLAEEIARANRYGTPFSVVLIDIDHFKSVNDTHGHAVGDSVLRQFATLLRDSVRVLDKVGRLGGEEFLIVLPENDAAQAKQAVQALQQRINGFAFDRVQRKTASFGIAEYRPGESLDSLLERADQAMYRAKASGRDRIEAL, from the coding sequence GTGCCGTTATTCAATGCATTGGCGCGATCGCTGGATCCGTTGCACGGGGTGCAGGCTGCCACTCGGCAGGCGTTCGACCACTGGTATCGTCAGGCGAAGATTCCGCAGATTCGTTACGTCGCCTTTCTGACCATGGCGTTGTATCTGATCTACGCCGCCATCGAGCAGAACGTGACGAGCGAGCAGGTGCTGGCCCGTTTCATCGTTCATGGCCTGATGGTGCCCGGGGCGCTGCTGGCGGTGGGGGTGCTGAGCTTTCAGCCGAGCCGCCAGCGCACGATGTTCACGATTCTCACGGTGGCGCCCGTATGCACGGCGGCGGCCAATCTCCATTTCAATTTCGGCACGCCGCTGTTCGTCCATTTCGCGCCGGAAATCTACCTCAACCTGATGTGGACCTTCGCCGTCTCCGGCCTCACCCTGCGTCAGGCCCTGGCTACGGCCTCGGCATCGGTACTGGTGATTCTCGTCGTCACCCTCGACCATTCGCTGGAGCCGGGCATGCAGCGGCTTCACCTGATCTGGATCCTGGCGTCGTTTTCCTTCGGGCTGCTCAGTGCGTTCCTGCTGGAGCGAGCGCATAAGCGCATGTTCCTGCATCAGGACCGGCTGGCCCTGAGCGCCAGCCTGGACGGGCTGACGGGGCTGTGGAACCGCTCGCGCATGGAGCGCTTCCTGGCCGAGGAAATCGCCAGGGCCAACCGGTATGGCACGCCGTTTTCCGTGGTGCTGATCGATATCGACCATTTCAAGAGCGTCAACGATACCCACGGCCATGCGGTGGGTGACAGCGTGCTGCGCCAGTTCGCGACCTTGCTGCGCGACAGCGTGCGGGTATTGGACAAGGTGGGGCGGCTGGGCGGTGAGGAGTTTCTGATCGTCCTGCCGGAGAACGATGCCGCGCAGGCGAAGCAGGCCGTACAGGCGCTGCAGCAGCGCATCAACGGGTTCGCTTTCGACAGGGTGCAGCGCAAGACGGCCAGCTTCGGCATTGCCGAGTATCGCCCGGGCGAGAGCCTTGATAGCCTGCTGGAGCGCGCCGATCAGGCGATGTATCGCGCCAAGGCCAGTGGCCGCGACCGCATCGAGGCGCTCTGA